AACACCACCACAATGATGACCACTTCCCCTGTCTGCAGCGGTCGCTCTCCATCCAGACCCTCCACTGTGATGTCGCCtgagaagaaaggagacagacTCAGACTTGTGGGAAGTAGCTAGAGAGCTATGTCTATGCAGACAGTTAAGGATGCAGATGCTAAGGATTAGAGTCAGGGTATACCCATCACAGGGCTGCCCCTGCTAGCCTCTCTCTGGGAAGCTGTTGATGAACAGGTGGTCAGAAGCCAAAAAGCAGAAGGGCTACAGGTCAGGTACTTGCTTGCGCAGGCTGCAGCTGCTGTGAACTGAGGTTGGGTAAAAGGAAGCTTAAAAGCCCTTCCTCCAAATGATTCAATACCAGTCTGTCTATGCCAATCGCCTGCCAAcctgctttccttcctttcctggcAGTACAACGAATTAAATCATCATTCTATTCATCTAAGCAAGACTGTTGCTTGCTTTGGAGAAGTAACAAGAGGCTAAAGTCCAGATAAAAAGTCAGAGAGGGATGCAGGGCTTTAGAGAGTGGGAAATAGCTAAGACCCTCACCTGGGCTCGAGCTGTTTGAAGGCAGTCGGTCAGAACCCTTGAGAGTTCGAAAGTGTACCCGGGGCCCTGGGGGGCTCTCTCCCCGGAGGCCGATGCTCCTGACCTGCACCGTGTAGTCACTGTCTTCAGCCAGGCCCCAGAGAGCGCAGGCTCGAGTGGTGGTGTTCACCTCCCGGATCACACGCTGTCCAGGGCCATTCTGTCGCTGTAGGgagacaatgagagagagaggagggcagcCTCATCCCAGTCCCAGGCCACAGGCtcaacccaggactcctgaacaTCTAAGCACTCCCAAGGGGGTAGGGTGAAAGGGGCAGCTTGAGCCAGCGAACACCAGCTTCCATATTCTCCACCACTGAGAAGGGGGTTGGGGTGAGGAAGTTACAGAAGTAATATTCAGAGATCCAAGGACACAAGTTAGGGGAGCAGAAGGGTGATTCGTACTTGTTGGGAAATGGAGTAGCCAATGACGATGTTGCCTTCTGGGACGTCCCAGGACACAGTGGCCGAGTTGGCTCTTAGGTGAGTGACTGTCACATTCACAGGAGATGGAGGCCGGTCTGTGAGTGCCAGTATGTTAACAGATTAACAGGCTCCACCCACAGACTAGCTCTGGTTAATCCCCACCCGGTCCTCCTTTACTCACCTGCTCGCACAAAGCCCAGGTCACAACTGACCAGCAGGAGGACCGTGGGGCTTAGATACGGAGAGAGGGGCATCAGTGAAGCCATGGTCCCCGCTGAGTCCGCTAGGAGGCACTGGGGCATCCGCTTGACATCCAGGCGGGGCTCCTGTAGATGGCAG
The Saccopteryx bilineata isolate mSacBil1 chromosome 3, mSacBil1_pri_phased_curated, whole genome shotgun sequence DNA segment above includes these coding regions:
- the FNDC4 gene encoding fibronectin type III domain-containing protein 4 → MPQCLLADSAGTMASLMPLSPYLSPTVLLLVSCDLGFVRADRPPSPVNVTVTHLRANSATVSWDVPEGNIVIGYSISQQRQNGPGQRVIREVNTTTRACALWGLAEDSDYTVQVRSIGLRGESPPGPRVHFRTLKGSDRLPSNSSSPGDITVEGLDGERPLQTGEVVIIVVVLLMWAAVIGLFCRQYDIIKDNDSNNNPKEKGKGPEQSPQGRPVGTRQKKSPSINTIDV